The Propionispora vibrioides genomic sequence CCTTGCCCGTTTACAGCAAGAGACGGTTTTCCAACCGCCTCTTTTTCAACTTGCATCCGGCCCTTACGGCGCCATCGGCAAGCTGTTGTCGTTCTTATTTCTAGCCGGATAGCTGTCCGGTCAGACCAAACGCGGCGTTGCGTTGTTTTTGTCTCGTTTGCTGTCAGTGACTACCGTATACCGGTTTCGTTACTTGTCTCCGGCACACCGCAAACAGCCAGCATTTTGTTGATGGCACCGACATAAGCCTTGGCGCTGGCCTCAATGACATCCGTGCTTAAACCCCGGCCGCTGAATGAACGGCCATCGCATTCCACCCAGACAATAGCTTCGCCCAGGGCATCTTCGCCGGAAGTAACGGCTTTAATAGTATAGTCCTGCAGGCTTACCTTAAAACCTACGGCTGCCTCGATAGCTTTAAACGTCGCATCGACCGGTCCATCACCGCAACTGGCGTGTTCGACCACACCATTGCTGGTTTCCAGCCGCACCGTTGCCGTAGCCAGCATCTGATTGCCGCTGACCACATGGTGATAAGACAGGCGGTACCATTCGGGTTTTAAGCTCACTTTTTCATTGACCAGCGCTTCAATATCACGGTCAAACACCATCTTTTTGCGGTCGGCCAGCTCTTTGAAACGGACGAACAGCATATTGACGGTATCACTGTCCAGTTCAAAGCCCAATTCTTTCAACCGGTCCTCAAAGGCGTGACGGCCCGAATGCTTGCCCAGCACAATGGCGTTACGGCTGATACCGACCGTTTCAGGTCGCATGATTTCATAAGTAAGCGAATTGTTGAGCACGCCATGCTGATGAATCCCCGATTCATGGGCAAAAGCGTTTTCGCCGACAACCGCCTTATTGGGCGGCACGGAAATACCCGCCAGGGTGCTGACCAACCGTGAGGTGCGGTAAATCTGCGTTGTGTCGATCCGCGTCTCGGCCTTGTAAAATTCCTTGCGGGTGTGCAGGGCCATCACAATTTCCTCCAGCGAG encodes the following:
- a CDS encoding 2-isopropylmalate synthase, with amino-acid sequence MDIPVIKIFDTTLRDGEQTPGVCLEVDEKLEIAQALAKLRVDVIEAGFPIASPGDFAAVSQVAAKIKGGPTIAGLARAGQKDIDAAVNALKQAERPRIHTFIATSDIHMEYKLKMSREQVLARAEEAVRYARKFVEDVEFSAEDASRSDWDFLCQIYTAVIDAGASTINVPDTVGYTSPSEFGALIKYIRDHVPNIHRAAISVHCHDDLGMSVANSLAAIENGATQVECAMNGLGERAGNASLEEIVMALHTRKEFYKAETRIDTTQIYRTSRLVSTLAGISVPPNKAVVGENAFAHESGIHQHGVLNNSLTYEIMRPETVGISRNAIVLGKHSGRHAFEDRLKELGFELDSDTVNMLFVRFKELADRKKMVFDRDIEALVNEKVSLKPEWYRLSYHHVVSGNQMLATATVRLETSNGVVEHASCGDGPVDATFKAIEAAVGFKVSLQDYTIKAVTSGEDALGEAIVWVECDGRSFSGRGLSTDVIEASAKAYVGAINKMLAVCGVPETSNETGIR